The Apium graveolens cultivar Ventura chromosome 6, ASM990537v1, whole genome shotgun sequence genome contains a region encoding:
- the LOC141665720 gene encoding uncharacterized protein LOC141665720 — MCVDYTDLNDACPEDPYPLPNIDQLIDATSGHIMLSFMDAFSGYNQIKMNLKDIPKTTFITHRTFYAYVMFPFGLTSAGSTYQRAMNKIFKSQIGRNLECYVEDMITKSTTIPGHVEDLKECFNNLRKNQLKLNSEKCTFGVGAGKFLGFIISNRRIEPNPEKIKAIQEMRAPRTQKDVQKQVGSLAALERFVSKLVERCLPLFDLLKRANNKKEVNCSPEWQKAFEDIKSYLSQPPVLTKAQPGEPLYLHLSAGEQAVGASLIREENGRKHPVYYVSQVLKDAETRTAIKAQALADFIIEYDFPEEEPEPMTIDPETYQASNSGAYTLKVDGSSTKLQKPSIDSEEVLEIESNQNWMTPFINYLEKGELPEDKGKSQRLKAKAAKFILEEGLLYRRTFSSPILKCIGSEEAKYSLMEVHEGICGDHISAKDLAHKIIRQSYYWPTIHQDTVEFVKKYKECQLFSNVSRISPVLPSSVLSGALTSWDPFPRPKAISAKVMRTINQQDCINFMDNILMRTSPRTSTGETPFKLAYGTEAMLPIEVGSPSHRAINFDEVANEEELRTNMELINEVRDQAVEKMERYKEKINEHFSGKSRVKNFQVGDLVLRDTEASDPTNTGNLMPKWEGPYKVKEVLRPGAYKLLNEDGSEVPNTWHGLRLRKFYQ; from the exons atgtgtgtggactacactgatttgaatgatgcatgcccggAGGACCCATACCCTCTCCCCAATATTGATCAGTTGATAGATGCCACCTCCGGACATATCATGCTAAGTTTTATGGATGCCTTCTCcgggtacaaccagatcaagatgaaccTGAAGGACATACCTAAGACAACATTCATAACTCACAGAACATTCTATGCTTATGTGATGTTTCCATTTGGATTGACAAGCGCaggatccacttaccaaagagccatgaacaagatattcaagtcccaaATCGGGAGGAACTTAGAGTGCTATGTCGAGGACATGATTACCAAATCAACAACTATACCAGGACACGTAGAAGATCTGAAGGAGTGTTTTAACAACCTAAGGAAGAACCAGCTTAAACTGAATTCGGAGAAATGTACCTTCGGAGTAGGAGCAGGAAAGTTCTTAGGGTTTATAATCAGCAACCGAAGAATAGAACCTAATCCAGAGAAGataaaagcaatccaggagatgagGGCTCCCAGGACCCAAAAAGATGTGCAAAAGCAAGTAGGATCCCTAGCAGCACTCGAGAGATTTGTCTCAAAGCTAGTAGAGAGGTGCTTACCGTTATTCgatttgctcaagagagcaaaCAACAAGAAAGAGGTAAACTGTAGTCCGGAGTGGCAAAAGGCATTTGAGGACATCAAGTCCTACCTCTctcagccaccagtcctaactaaagctCAACCAGGAGAGCCTCTCTACTTACACTTATCAGCGGGAGAACAAGCAGTCGGAGCTTCCCTAATCAGGGAAGAAAATGGAAGAAAGCACCCAGTTTACTATGTAAGCCAAGTACTTAAAGATGCGGAGACCAG GACTGCCATCAAAGCTCAAGCACTTGCAGATTTTATAATCGAATATGACTTCCCGGAAGAAGAACCAGAACCAATGACCATAGATCCAGAGACATATCAAGCTTCGAACTCAGGAGCCTATACCCTGAAagtagatggttcttcaacaa AACTCCAAAAACCATCTATTGATTCCGAAGAAGTCTTGGAGATCGAAAGCAACCAGAACTGGATGACTCCTTTTATCAACTACTTAGAGAAAGGAGAACTCCCAGAAGACAAAGGAAAATCTCAAAGACTAAAAGCAAAAGCAGCTAAGTTCATCCTTGAAGAAGGACTACTATACCGCAGGACCTTCTCCTCTCCTATTCTAAAATGCATCGGCTCAGAAGAAGCAAAGTACAGTTTAATGGAAGTCCATGAAGGGATATGCGGCGATCACATATCGGCAAAGGACCTAGCTCATAAAATCATAAGGCAAAGCTACTACTGGCCCACTATTCACCAAGATACAGTAGAGTTCGTGAAAAAGTACAAGGAATGCCAGCTCTTCAGCAATGTGTCCCGAATTAGCCCAGTCCTACCTTCCTCGGTCCTATCTGGGGCATTGACATCATGGGACCCTTTCCCCAGGCCAAAGGCGATCTCAG CGAAAGTAATGAGGACCATAAACCAGCAGGACTGCATAAATTTTATGGACAATATTTTGATGAG gacaagcccTAGGACAAGCACCGGAGAGACTCCATTCAAACTAGCCTATGGCACAGAAGCAATGCTTCCAATTGAGGTGGGATCTCCTTCTCACAGGGCAATCAACTTCGATGAAGTAGCCAATGAAGAAGAACTCAGAACAAACATGGAGCTAATTAATGAGGTCCGGGACCAAGCTGTAGAAAAGATGGAGAGATATAAGGAGAAGATAAATGAGCATTTCAGTGGGAAGTCcagagtcaaaaacttccaagttggagacttGGTTCTTCGAGACACAGAAGCATCAGATCCTACAAACACTGGAAATctaatgcccaaatgggaaggaccatacaaggtcaaagaGGTCCTGAGACCAGGTGCCTACAAACTCTTGAACGAGGATGGCTCAGAAGTCCCCAATACCTGGCATGGACTCAGActaaggaaattctaccaatAG